The Mercenaria mercenaria strain notata chromosome 6, MADL_Memer_1, whole genome shotgun sequence genome contains the following window.
AATTCAATAAGGAACCATGATGATACTGTACAAGTAATATATTCAACATCAATTTCAAGATAtcctagcccgcccgcttagctcaataggtagagcgcagacatacggatcacggggtcatgAGGCCCTGGGcgaggcttatgttctccgtgacgatttgataaaaacattgtgtctgaaatcattcgtcctccacctctgattcatgtggggaagtcggcagttacttgcggagaacaggtttgtactggtacggaatccaggaacactggttaggttaactgcccgccgttacataactgaaatactgttgaaaaacggcgtcaaacccaaaacaaacaaatcaagatATCCTAATTCCGTTAACCCTTACCGTGCTTGaaacgactgattctgcctttgtgaccagtgcagatcatgatatgcctgcacatcagtgcagtctgatcatgatcttcactgttcgccattcagtcagtaactttctggtgtgcaccccttttaacagttaatgatactgtccaaattgaaagacggacaagttattataaaaatttagcagggtaaggattaagaCATATGGATATAATTGGGGGATTTCTACTTGAGAACATTTATAATCAACAAAAGATGATATTTATaggaatatataataaaaaaaatcaaacatatatcttttcaataataaaagatttacatattctataattgcaaaaaaaaactttttgatacATGTTACACATACATACCAATAATTTAATCATTCCTTGTAAATTGGTTGAATTTATGATTTAATAAAAGTTCAGTAATACTGTTAAACAACTTccattatatctaaatttaaaatatatcacTGTATATCAACACTTACTTTTCTGGGCTTTTTATTTCTTCTGTAATGAAGTTAAGATTATTCCTGAAAACATAAAATCAATGCATTTTCcgcatatatgtaaataagaaatatttCGTCATACGACCAGTTCGAACCTACAACGTTTTCAGCCATTGCCACACAGTATACTGAGAAATATAACACATTTATTCTCACAGATGATattgacaaaagaaataaaattacttCAGATTGATCAAACTTTAGTTACTCAAAGTTGTCAAAATTTTATCAGTAAACTGCTTGATAACAAAATTTAGTCGACAAACAACTGAACAACGTGACTTTAGACTTCAGATTACTTGCTCGATACCGATATAAACTCCATCCCTCAACCGTGGTTTTGTCTTGTGAGAAAGTTACAACTGGCTTCTAAAGATTATACCAAATAGCCCTACGACAGATAAGTCAGACAAGACTACTTGGGTATTTATTCACCATCCCAAAACTGAAAAGACGAAATCCTTCTTTCGGTATATTGTGATATTATTAAAGTTATCAACTGACAAAGTTTCCGCTTTTGGGATCATCCGGTATGATTCTCGTATGATCggcaaaatacttcaaaatgaaGCCACCTACCAGCCATCGTATGCCCAAAGACTGTTGTAGAATGCAGTCGAAATGAGAGATGCATCTTTCTTTGTGTCGGCGAAAATATCACTTATTTCCAATGTCTTCTCTGGACAAGAAATGTATCACTTGTAAACATTACAAacgaaatgcaaaacaaaacaaaggacATTTGAATGAAAACCTTAAGAAAACAATACAAGAGGCTGTGGTTAGTGTCATATAGTGTGACACGccataatttttgtaaaaaaacacgaatatttttaattatgttaCTTCTAATTACAACTTTAGAGTTGTTTGGAATGAAAAACAGTACCACCCTTCAAGATTTAATATTGTAAGAGCTTGTGTACTCGTCTCATGAGATTATTTTCAACGTTTATAGATTCGATTACCACAAATAGATATAAAAGTTTCTTGCTTTATGTTTATGAAAATTAAGTAAGTCAATACCAACACAAAGTTGATACGTTCCACCGACAGCAATGATTGTGATGGCGAGTAGTTTACTGGCAGTTGTTATAAGCTGTAATCTCGTCGCCAGTTTCACACTGTATATATTGATAGCTGCTAGTAGCACTGAAgtaaataacagaacagaacagaacttacACAAGTATACCATGACATATACATGAATGAAATAACTATATACAAAGTCAAATAGCAATATTAAGATATTCTTACTACTGCGTAATGTTGAGAGACTGAACTGTAATCCAATTATATGAGAAAATACAAACTGATACAGTAAGCTAATTATTTTTTACCATATTAAAAGAATTATTTCTAATATCAGTATAACAAGGTCATGTAAGTATGAACTTTTAACTCGAAacgatctaaaaaaaaaaaaaggtcgacagagaaatgattttttgttgttgttattgtttttaaaaatatagaagtCAGGTCACAAATAACACAAGCTATTGGGCCTCATCTTGATCTACTGACAATGATCAAAAGGAGGAAGCTACAATGGTACGGCCATGTCACAAGAAGTTCCGGACTGGCAAAGACTATCTTACAAGGGGCAGTAGAAGGGGGAAGGAAACAGGGAAGGCCAAAGAAAAGCTGGGCGTATAATGTTCAAGAATGGACAGGGCTTGATTTCGCAGATTTTCAACAGATTCAATGAAGTAAGTAAAAGCTAATCTGGTAACTAAATTGATAGGGAATTCGGACACTTAAAATAAAGACGACAGTATACTAACACATTGCAGCTATTGTGATAAGTTTGACAGGAAGATCTGGAACGTCAGTACAACCCGGGAAAAATGGCTTCACTGTGTAGGTTCCCATTGATAGCATCGCTACTGTGAACATCGTAGGTCTCAAAATAAACAACGCCATCTGAAGAATAACAATTTCtttgaataaatacatgtacaaaagatGTAAATACAATAGATGTTGACTGCAGCAAAACAGCAATGCGaatcaaaaaagaaaatccaTCATGAACATTCTTAATTAGAATTGTGCTTTATGTGCTTTTTATGCTTTCAGTGgatcttctaaaatattttctcacTTATCACAGCAGCAGTCTTTATGTGCCGTCTGGCGGCTTTAAAACGTCTCCCAGTACTTCGACTCTGCAGTGTTGTTATAGTAGTTATTGTAACAGTTATTTAAAAACGAACATACGAACTAAATGGAATCGAAATGCAATGTACCGACTAAATAAGTGTATTTACCCAATCGAAGAGAAAAGCAGGCAACTTTCCCATTTTCCCGGACCTTTCCCCAAAGATATACATCAGATACGCATGTTCGCCACCTGAACGAGGAATGCTTGTTCCTAATTCAGCATAAGCGAGAGCTCCTGGTATAGTAAAAGCACAAATAGACTAGTAATACACTGTTCCAAGTCAGCTAACGTTCTTACGAGGCATACCTTTAATTGAGATACAGCTTGGCCGACATTTAAATCACTTTAAAAGCGTATCGGCCATTTATATTAGATGGTTTTACGTAATTCTGTTCAAACTGCTTTCGATTTAACTTATATTTAGCgaatttaaggtattggacctgtaatagagtatctcctttttgaagagtattgaattcctaccataaaccttctttgactgcaattttcagggggggggtggggggcgtaggttcaaaccaaACTTGGACCAAaatgtttttccatattttccttttttctagtaagtttttacttctttcaagacttattatggatgtatggtacaaaagtggaaaattttcgttttataagcgatttttgctgttcaatgtgaatttacctctgaatcaggaggggtagagttagacatctttaaaaatactgagttatgtgcggtaaatgttctctattttgccttcattctttagagtACATATTCtgaaagaaatgcaggtaggttttattattgccccaaggttatttttgaataaagtgagcaaaattaaaaacagacccacaggattcgaccttaatttttcaatgttggagttagaattttgtctcattaaatctgtttacttgaggcaccctacaaaaaataatttttacagttttattttatgttttataaatgatttacAATAGTTTgctgtttcttttatcaaaattaatgccgtaatgaattctctgcaaacgttttaaatagtggccatcacattgaaatttgtctcttcttTAGAGTgagaaaataccataaattatacaaaatttacaaaaaacggcacggtaaaagttgttaaaaatttgcaacacagtgtgaaacatggtcaacttcaagaatatatcaagcaaatgctattttttaaacattagtattaggggtccaataccttaagtggAAAACTGTCAATTAACTCTTAATTTTTTCCAGCAGTtaaaacatataaagaaaattAGCATGTtgttattgctttaacaaattgaTAAGATATCAAACCATGAGATGATTTATACAGTTTTTCCTtaattataaatctttatatttatcaattgcCGTCATGGTCCTTTTAAAGCTTATCATATGCTTCGTTAGTATATATCTGTAACTGCTATGATTATATACTAGTAACCGAGAATAGAAATGGATCACAAAATATCATTAGTATATATCTAAACCTGCTACGATTATATTACCGAGTGTAGAAAGTAAACCACAAAATGCCCAGATGATAAGGCTGAATCCTATGGAACCTGTGCCTTCCAAGACGCCTTTCGGAGATATAAATACACCAGATCCTGGAAAGAAGACAGACTGCATTATTTCCATTGTGATTTTCGCCTCATTCCGGCCCGTCCCAACGGATCGGTATTAGGACAggattttgatttaaaaacaacGCAAAGCTTTCGAATCCCGTGGTTACAATTTTATCTTGCTTTCTTTGCACGCAAAGGCAAATGCATTGACCAGCTTAGAACCAGCTTTTGCAATATATAACCGACAGACACTCTTCCTAAATGGAAGTGGtactttctttttatcttttttctagACTGGTCGATGTTATACCGGTATGTGTACTTCACTGTCTCAGTTAGCATAATAAACAGGCCACCAACTAGCTTTTACTAAACGCTAATCTTATCATACATTtgaacccttagcctgctaaagttctaaaatggacgtgtccatcattcagttttggccatactacttattattcaaaggggtgttcactaaatatttactgattgattagcaaacagtgcagaccatgatcagcctgcgcggacgtgcaggctgatcttggtctgcactggtcgcaaaggcaaaatcaattgcCGCCAGTAAGCTTAAGGTTAAGGTCAATGTCAGTACATCACGGCAGTTGTGAATATAACAACAGTATCGCCCGGTAcgataaaactattttttttctatcatattATGCATCACGGCCCATACTTATTTTCATAACAGCGATAGACCGCTATGTAATATAGTCTATAAAATTTTTAATGAGATTTTATCATTGCCTCAGAaatacggaacgtaacggcagcTGAATAGAAAGCAATAAAGAAATGCAATCAACAAAATGTGTAATGGGGTTTAACCACAAGTGGTTGTGCATGAAcacatcttatttgaaatattagATATTTTCTGTCAAGTTCATTTTCTTTAAGTGCATTATTTTAAACCGACTGCGGCGGCTGTAATCTTTATATCACACATGGATTTGTCGTTtacagtatttttgtttttaagggGGTATCCCGAATTATTTTCGATCATATCTTTGAAAATGGAGTTCTGTGTAAGCCGATGCGTCTGGAAGTCACtgatgttgcatatttcataacgTTATATGAACAGACctagctattattttgcttgataaTGTTGTATGCTTCCATAGATTTAATTATACATTTCAAAGAAAGTTGTATGTATACAGTCTGTTGCACATGGCTGGCGACAGGCTATTAATGCAATAAAGCTTGAACCATCAACAATCAATTCTTCAAGATATCACATGTAGTGTTGCTGTGACAAATGTTGCTATAAGTAAATTTAcgataaagttaaataaatgacattttgctTCATAGcatagttttacattttatatgcacATTGTCCCCTTAAATATTACTTTCAAGTATACTGATGAAATTTAGTTATACCTTCTTTTATGTTAATAATGATCATAGTTATTACATTTCATATGTATTATCCTGTTAAATGACACTCGGTAGTAGATTAAAACCAtttaagatatgaaatattttgttaaatgataCCTATCATGGTGCCGACAATTAAAGCTACTCCTGATACCACTCCAACACTCTTCTTCAGCTCTGTCTTTTCCACCTCATAATCTATGTTAGGTTGATTTTCTGAAGTATAGCAGGATTTTCTTTGGTCAAGTCTTAAACAATAACTCTATACATGCAAAATTATAGGTCTCGAACTTCATGCattgttttatacatgtaaaagGTACGCATGTCCGTGCTGAGAGTTGTATAGTTGGTTGTGTTCTTTGTATGTGGCTTTTCAGGTTGGACTTTTACGTATTGTTGATTTTCCCTTGATGATTTCCATTTCACAGAGATTGACTGTCTAAATTAAGGTGACCCTGATGAAACCTCTCTTAACTTacattaaatgtttgtttaaaagtACAGCATCTCAACAACTTGAATTGCCAAGAAACTCTagtcaaatgttgttttttttactctGGTACCGAGACAGAAAATGGACATGACATTATCAGATATCAGACATTTTATATATTCTAAATCCAGTCATGTATGTACCTAATACGTctgaataaaaatgaacaaactaaaatgacaaaattaaggTGACATAGATAAAAAGTTACTGTTGCATGCAAAATATAAGATATAATAGTAAAGTACCAACCTCCCATTTTATGAATAACTGATATTTATCCCAGATCCTGATCAATTAATTGAggagtttaattttgaaattccaAGACGCGACGGAGTATGAAACGCTTTTTCAAATATGCCTTTAGTGCACCTAAATATCGTCATGACTGCATCAATATTTGCCGATCCCGTGAGGCTTTAAAAATCGTTTAACCATGAAAGATAtagaatattaaaatgtatttgtcctACCCGTCACTGCGTTCAATACGAAATTACATATAGAAGCCAGATATTTATTGTAGTGATGTTTAAGTGCATTTATCGGGTTCACATGAATTAGAAATGAATGATCGTAGTGGAAAATGTATTTCTACGCTGCACATTGTTCAAACGCGAATAGCGGCCTCTTCCTGAACGGTCAAAAAGGACTATGTATCCCTGCACTGTACATGGTTCAACCGCGAACGTTGGATTCTATCTGAACAATGTACGGTCAATGAAATTAATTAATGCATAAATACGCTGTACTTATTCCATTCATGAACGATGGCTTCTCCCTGAACAGTGGACGATCAAGGAGAACAATATATTCCTACGATGTAAATAGTTTAGTCGTGAACAGTGGCTTGTCCCTGAACAGCGATCGGTCACAGAGCGCAATGCACCCCTAATGGCatgactagttaacataataatatgctgtttttgacaagttaacaccatactttgacatgataacatagttattttaacataataagatactGTTTTGAAAAGTTAACACCACATTCTGATATTTTGTCATGATAACATAAAATGTCCCGACAAAAACAGCTCCGGCGTCCCATACCTTATATTGTACCGTGATTGTTCAATTGCGAGCTGTGGCTTCTCCCTGgttaaagaaaacaatatatctgtATATAGTTCAGTCGTGAGCGGCGGTGGCTTGTCCCTGAACAGTGAACGGTCACAGTGGTATCCATATGCTGAACTTTGCTCAGTCGCGTTCTGTGGCTTCGTTTTTAACTATGAACAATCGCAGAGAACAATGTATCCCTATACTGTACTGTGTGCTGTGGCTTCACCCTGAACAGAGAACGGTCACAGATGACAATGTATCCTTCCGCTGTATATTATTTATCCGTGAGCGGTGGCTTCTTCTTGGACAGTATAAAAGCATACTTAGATTACGTTGATCTGCTCTTGCAATATGTAAATGGTATAATAAGTTGCTCAACAAATGTAAACCTTCTCAAACTTTACCGTGTTCTTTTCAATCAAATTAAGTGTTTGTCTTTTATCAAAGTTCGAATTCTCGGTAGTGTATTTAACAGGAAGCAAACACACATGAACAACGCTTGATTTTGATGCTTGGTTTGCTAAGAAAAAAACTAGAGTCTCATTATCAGCAACAGATGTTTAGATATTGAACTCAAATTAGTTAGTTAAATCTTGGAATCATTGAAAACAATCAAGCAAGATAATAGCAAACACAGTTTTGTTggagtctgtttatgagatatataaattaaatattcaaCACGTTTCAAACCTCACCGAACACCTAACACCGTCTTAAGAAGAActatattttacagtaatattCTAAGTTCTCCATTGAAAGAATAATAATGGATATCTATAATAATATTCAGTAGGTATCTTCCAGGCAAAATATACCTCAgtaaaataaaattctgaaaatggTTGTATTACAAAACACGGACTAGTAAAAATAGGCctgaaaacactaaatttacatAATGTCCGGCAAATTATGTCAACTAGCGGATCTATTAGAAATTCTTCAAATATAACCTGCGTaaataaaatggacatttttaTCTCGTCTGATCTTTTTAAATGTACACggcattatttaaaaaaaggtatGTCATAGATCTATAGAATTACTTCGAAAACAAAATCTTGAAATAGTTTCTTCGAATATAACCTCTTaaataaaatggacatttttaGCTCTCTGATTTTTAAAAGGAATGTACTCGGCATTGTTGACACTTGATGGTCGGTGCCGGTGTCAGCGTTGGtttatgattttttgtttatatcaacttttatgaaaaactataaagtttaaaatttgaagctttgcacacttgtttattatcgTTAGTTGAGTACGTAGCCCCAGAACCTGACATATCCTGTCAGAATTATAGTCCTTTTTGTTCTAagaacatttgaatttcttagtCAACATTTTTGTTCAGATCCACTTGTCTTGAATACTATAATTTCAATATCATTGACATTTTACAGAAAGGTGTATAATTATTAGTTAAGTATGATATCTAAGAACCTTGCCTCCCGATATCTTTTTGTCAGAAGTATGACCCTTTATGTACTTTAGAAATTGGAACTGCttgattaa
Protein-coding sequences here:
- the LOC123550239 gene encoding b(0,+)-type amino acid transporter 1-like — translated: MGENQPNIDYEVEKTELKKSVGVVSGVALIVGTMIGSGVFISPKGVLEGTGSIGFSLIIWAFCGLLSTLGALAYAELGTSIPRSGGEHAYLMYIFGERSGKMGKLPAFLFDWMALFILRPTMFTVAMLSMGTYTVKPFFPGCTDVPDLPVKLITIAAMLLLAAINIYSVKLATRLQLITTASKLLAITIIAVGGTYQLCVEKTLEISDIFADTKKDASLISTAFYNSLWAYDGWNNLNFITEEIKSPEKNLPRCIMLGIPLTTFAYLIANVGYFAVLTKPEILASPAVAVTWSNYLLGMMSWIMPIFVILSCFGAANGVLFATGRLCFAAARDKNLPSVLSYIQIKRLTPMPSIMFTVVISIFIVLPGDLSTLIDFYGFSVWVWYCITLAALLVLRKTQPGLHRPYKVPIVIPVIVLIIGLYLTISPIIQTGRITFFYAIMFMLSGVIVYFPFIYYNMHINGKDRIYKALQKLLQIVPT